The following are encoded in a window of Flavobacterium cupriresistens genomic DNA:
- a CDS encoding DUF294 nucleotidyltransferase-like domain-containing protein has translation MNTIAEHIADFLKEYQPFKNLTFQELSDIATNIRVINLEKHAVLFQNNDVLHDSFYVVASGVINLTTIADAEETIINKCNEGDIFGLRPFFAKNNYMMSAKAREESIVYAIPIAVFRPFVANNSDVLNFLLESFATNSRHTKDNVSSNGKAISDTSFYVDQQSEMQYIQSLTYNVAPLKTEAHHIVKDVAILMTESMVDNIVVCEKNHPIGIVTDADLSSKIATGRFPITETIDKIMSSPVVTVLENVSLAEAQLLMLKHNVTHLCVTKDGTSKSAVRGIISEHDLIVAQASNPGVLIKEIKRSQLPKDLKQIRDRLSDLIQNSIQKNIPISHVSNIASEINLAIIKRSVELSILDLGSPPARFAWLSIGSQGRKEQLLLTDQDSILIFEDVTADKYRDVKDYFLRLAKRTTAILEKVGYELCPNGHMGSNMLWCKSLTDWTKQYNSWMNTPGENSNDLSSIFFDYEIVFGEPKIEEAIENVIFKNAVNNTLFFDFLGNDALKRNSPLSFFKKFLIEEEGPHKGAFDIKTRALMPLIDGARLLILNSNIKGIQNTYLRFKQLAITDSKNAEIYLSCAEAFLTLSKFRTVEGLRNDDSGQYINLKEMSKNDKEKLKNALSPMKDLEELIKSKFQLTQFS, from the coding sequence ATGAATACAATTGCTGAGCATATCGCGGATTTTTTAAAAGAATACCAGCCGTTTAAAAATCTGACTTTTCAAGAACTATCAGATATTGCAACCAATATTCGTGTTATTAATTTAGAAAAACACGCCGTATTGTTTCAAAATAATGATGTGCTGCATGATAGTTTTTATGTAGTCGCTTCGGGTGTTATAAATTTAACAACGATTGCCGATGCTGAAGAAACGATTATAAACAAATGTAATGAAGGCGATATTTTTGGCTTGCGTCCTTTTTTTGCCAAAAATAACTATATGATGTCGGCCAAAGCACGTGAAGAAAGTATCGTTTATGCGATACCGATTGCTGTTTTTAGACCATTTGTGGCTAATAATTCGGATGTTTTAAACTTCTTATTGGAAAGTTTTGCAACAAATTCAAGACATACCAAGGACAATGTAAGTTCAAACGGAAAAGCAATTTCTGATACTTCTTTTTATGTAGATCAGCAGTCAGAAATGCAATATATTCAATCCCTTACCTATAATGTTGCTCCATTAAAAACTGAGGCGCATCATATTGTAAAAGATGTGGCGATTTTAATGACGGAGTCAATGGTGGATAATATTGTGGTTTGCGAAAAAAACCATCCAATTGGTATTGTTACCGACGCCGATTTATCTTCTAAAATTGCGACAGGCCGCTTTCCTATTACGGAAACGATTGATAAAATCATGTCGTCGCCGGTTGTTACGGTATTAGAAAATGTTTCTTTGGCGGAAGCACAATTATTGATGTTGAAACACAATGTAACGCATTTATGTGTGACAAAAGACGGTACAAGTAAATCTGCCGTGCGAGGAATTATCTCTGAACACGATTTGATTGTGGCTCAGGCCAGTAATCCGGGAGTGTTAATCAAGGAAATTAAGCGTTCACAACTTCCGAAAGATTTAAAACAAATACGTGATCGTTTGTCTGATCTTATTCAGAATTCGATTCAAAAGAATATTCCAATTTCACATGTTAGTAATATTGCCAGTGAAATTAATTTAGCTATAATTAAACGATCTGTTGAATTGTCAATTTTAGATTTAGGCTCACCTCCTGCTCGTTTTGCATGGTTAAGTATTGGTAGTCAGGGGCGTAAGGAGCAATTGTTGCTTACGGATCAGGATAGTATTTTAATATTTGAAGATGTTACTGCCGATAAATACAGAGACGTTAAGGATTACTTTTTAAGATTGGCAAAAAGAACTACTGCTATCTTAGAAAAAGTAGGTTATGAACTTTGTCCAAATGGGCATATGGGAAGTAATATGTTGTGGTGTAAGTCATTGACAGACTGGACAAAACAGTACAACAGTTGGATGAATACTCCAGGTGAAAACAGTAACGATTTGAGTAGTATTTTCTTTGATTATGAAATTGTTTTTGGGGAACCAAAAATTGAAGAAGCTATAGAAAATGTTATTTTCAAAAACGCGGTCAACAATACCTTGTTTTTTGACTTTTTAGGAAATGATGCTTTGAAGAGAAACTCCCCTTTGAGTTTTTTCAAAAAGTTTCTTATTGAAGAAGAAGGTCCGCATAAAGGAGCATTCGATATTAAAACACGTGCTTTAATGCCTTTGATTGATGGAGCGCGTTTGTTAATTTTGAATTCAAATATAAAAGGAATACAAAACACTTATTTAAGATTTAAGCAATTAGCGATAACAGATTCTAAAAATGCGGAGATTTATTTAAGTTGTGCTGAGGCTTTCTTGACATTATCAAAATTTAGAACGGTTGAAGGACTGCGAAATGACGATTCGGGACAATATATCAATTTAAAAGAAATGTCTAAAAACGATAAAGAGAAATTAAAAAATGCTTTGTCACCAATGAAAGACCTGGAAGAATTAATTAAAAGTAAATTTCAACTTACACAATTCTCTTAA
- a CDS encoding 3'-5' exonuclease codes for MLDWLKNINKEHPEFWKDYLAKFETKPNRFVVLSTETSGLNPNKDVILSLGAFSVVDDSIHIKDSFESVLLQYKFLQDNGLSNEFIIETKMIKMPEPEAIEAFISFLGNAVLVGHHINFDLEMLNSALERLDCGRLKNEALDVDMMYRKLMDINDKQFSLDDLCDIYKIPKSDRNSSTEDAYRISLLFLKLKSRLGIK; via the coding sequence ATGCTAGACTGGCTTAAAAATATTAACAAAGAACATCCTGAATTCTGGAAAGATTATCTGGCTAAATTCGAAACAAAACCAAATCGGTTTGTCGTTTTGTCTACAGAAACGTCTGGCTTGAATCCGAATAAGGATGTGATTTTGTCTTTAGGAGCATTTTCTGTAGTTGATGACAGTATCCATATTAAGGATAGTTTTGAATCTGTTTTATTACAGTATAAGTTTTTACAGGATAATGGGCTTTCTAACGAATTTATCATTGAAACAAAAATGATAAAAATGCCGGAACCTGAAGCAATTGAAGCTTTTATTAGTTTTTTGGGTAATGCTGTTTTGGTCGGACATCACATTAATTTTGATCTCGAAATGCTAAACAGTGCCCTGGAACGTTTGGACTGTGGAAGGCTTAAAAATGAAGCACTTGACGTCGACATGATGTACAGAAAGTTAATGGATATCAATGACAAACAGTTTTCACTAGATGATTTGTGTGATATCTATAAAATCCCAAAAAGTGACCGAAATTCCTCTACCGAAGATGCGTACAGAATTTCGTTATTGTTCTTAAAATTAAAATCCCGATTGGGAATAAAATAA
- the acs gene encoding acetate--CoA ligase: MSYYKIENLEQYFKHYNKSIREPRKFWGKIAEENFTWYQQWEKVVDFNMGDAEVKWFTEAKVNITKNCIDRHLSKRGEKTAIIFEPNDPSESALHITYNELYERVSKMTNVLREQGVRKGDRVCIYLPMIPELAVAVLACARIGAIHSVIFAGFSASAVSARINDCECKMVITSDGGYRGNKTIDLKGIVDEALETCPSVEKVLVAKRTQTAIKMKEGRDIWLQPLLDAALDNSVAEIMDAEDPLFILYTSGSTGKPKGMVHTTAGYMVYTAYTFKNVFNHEENDIFWCTADIGWITGHSYILYGPLLNGGTTVIFEGVPSYPDFSRFWEIIEKHKVTQFYTAPTAIRSLAKESLDYVQKYPLKSLKVIGSVGEPINEEAWHWFNDHVGDKRCPVVDTWWQTETGGIMISPIAFVTPTKPTYATLPLPGIQPVLMDEKRNEIEGNQVVGSLCIKFPWPGIARTIWGDHQRYKDTYFSAFPGKYFTGDGALRDEVGYYRITGRVDDVVIVSGHNLGTAPIEDAINEHPAVAESAIVGFPHDIKGNALYGFVILKETGEYRDRANLSKEINQYISDHIGPIAKLDKIQFVSGLPKTRSGKIMRRILRKIAEGDFSSFGDTSTLLNPEIVDEITKEKI; encoded by the coding sequence ATGAGTTATTATAAAATTGAAAATTTAGAACAATATTTTAAGCATTACAATAAGTCAATAAGAGAACCAAGAAAATTTTGGGGAAAAATAGCTGAAGAAAATTTCACTTGGTACCAACAATGGGAAAAAGTAGTTGATTTTAATATGGGCGATGCTGAAGTAAAATGGTTTACTGAAGCTAAAGTGAATATTACAAAAAACTGTATCGACAGACATTTAAGCAAAAGAGGAGAAAAAACAGCGATTATTTTTGAACCAAACGATCCTTCAGAAAGCGCTTTACATATAACTTATAACGAATTATACGAACGAGTATCTAAAATGACCAATGTGTTGCGCGAGCAAGGCGTACGTAAAGGAGACCGTGTTTGTATTTATTTACCAATGATCCCGGAATTGGCCGTAGCTGTTTTGGCTTGTGCCAGAATAGGGGCAATACATTCTGTTATTTTTGCAGGATTTTCGGCATCAGCAGTATCTGCAAGAATTAACGATTGTGAATGTAAAATGGTCATCACTTCTGATGGCGGTTACAGAGGAAACAAAACAATTGACCTTAAAGGGATTGTAGATGAGGCATTAGAAACCTGCCCATCTGTTGAAAAAGTTCTGGTTGCGAAAAGAACACAAACAGCAATTAAAATGAAAGAAGGCCGTGACATTTGGTTACAACCTTTATTAGATGCTGCTCTAGACAATAGTGTTGCAGAAATCATGGACGCTGAAGATCCTTTGTTTATTCTATACACTTCCGGATCAACCGGAAAACCAAAAGGAATGGTGCATACCACAGCCGGTTATATGGTTTATACCGCCTATACTTTTAAGAATGTTTTCAATCACGAAGAAAATGATATTTTCTGGTGTACCGCAGATATCGGTTGGATTACAGGTCACTCTTATATCTTATACGGACCATTATTGAATGGAGGAACAACCGTAATTTTTGAAGGAGTGCCTTCTTATCCTGATTTCAGTCGTTTTTGGGAAATTATCGAAAAACATAAAGTAACTCAGTTTTACACAGCGCCAACAGCGATTCGTTCTCTGGCAAAAGAAAGCTTGGATTATGTTCAAAAATATCCTTTAAAATCACTTAAAGTAATCGGATCAGTAGGGGAGCCTATAAACGAAGAAGCTTGGCACTGGTTTAATGATCACGTTGGAGATAAAAGATGTCCGGTTGTTGATACTTGGTGGCAAACTGAGACTGGTGGAATCATGATTTCGCCAATCGCTTTTGTAACACCTACAAAACCAACTTATGCTACTTTGCCATTACCAGGAATTCAACCTGTTTTGATGGATGAAAAACGCAACGAAATTGAAGGTAATCAAGTAGTAGGTAGTTTGTGCATTAAATTCCCTTGGCCGGGAATCGCCAGAACAATCTGGGGAGATCACCAACGTTACAAAGACACTTATTTTTCTGCTTTCCCAGGTAAATATTTTACAGGAGACGGTGCTTTAAGAGACGAAGTAGGGTACTACAGAATCACCGGTAGAGTAGATGATGTTGTGATTGTTTCGGGTCATAATTTAGGTACAGCTCCAATTGAAGATGCAATCAACGAGCACCCGGCAGTTGCAGAATCTGCTATTGTTGGATTCCCGCATGATATTAAAGGAAATGCTTTGTATGGTTTTGTGATCTTAAAAGAAACAGGCGAATACAGAGACAGAGCCAATTTAAGCAAAGAAATCAATCAGTATATTTCGGACCACATTGGACCAATTGCTAAATTAGACAAAATTCAATTCGTGTCCGGTTTACCAAAAACACGTTCAGGAAAAATTATGCGTAGAATTTTACGTAAGATTGCTGAAGGAGACTTCTCTAGTTTTGGAGATACTTCAACACTATTAAACCCTGAAATTGTAGATGAAATTACAAAAGAGAAAATCTAA
- the ilvC gene encoding ketol-acid reductoisomerase, which translates to MANYFNTLPLRLQLEQLGVCEFMEQSEFADGIAALAGKKVVIVGCGAQGLNQGLNMRDSGLDISYALRADAIAEKRASFKNATENGFKVGTYEELIPSADLVCNLTPDKQHTAVVTAIMPLMKNGSTLSYSHGFNIVEEGMQIRKDITVIMCAPKCPGSEVREEYKRGFGVPTLIAVHPENDPNGTGLDQAKAYAVGTGGHKAGVLKSSFVAEVKSDLMGEQTILCGLLQTGSILCFDKMIEKGIDAAYASKLIQYGWETITEALKHGGITNMMDRLSNPAKIEAYELADELKDIMRPLFQKHQDDIISGEFSRTMMTDWANDDVNLLKWRAATGETNFEKTAPQEAPIAEQEYFDNGVLMIAMVKAGVELAFETMTEAGIIEESAYYESLHELPLIANTIARKKLFEMNRVISDTAEYGCYLFDHACKPLLTEFMKKVETNIIGKPFSTSNGVDNAVLIAVNKEIRQHPIEEVGAWLRESMTAMKKIG; encoded by the coding sequence ATGGCAAATTATTTCAACACACTACCACTTAGATTACAATTAGAACAATTAGGCGTTTGCGAATTTATGGAGCAATCAGAATTTGCTGATGGAATTGCAGCATTGGCTGGAAAAAAAGTTGTTATTGTAGGTTGTGGTGCACAAGGTTTAAATCAAGGTTTAAACATGAGAGATTCCGGATTAGACATTTCATACGCGCTACGTGCCGATGCAATCGCTGAAAAAAGAGCTTCTTTTAAAAACGCTACAGAAAATGGTTTTAAAGTGGGAACTTACGAAGAATTAATTCCAAGTGCCGATTTAGTTTGTAATCTTACTCCGGACAAACAACACACTGCTGTTGTTACTGCGATTATGCCATTAATGAAAAACGGTTCTACTTTATCGTATTCTCACGGTTTTAATATCGTAGAAGAAGGAATGCAAATCCGTAAAGACATTACTGTAATTATGTGTGCTCCTAAATGCCCTGGATCTGAAGTTCGTGAAGAATACAAGAGAGGTTTTGGTGTACCAACCCTTATTGCGGTTCACCCTGAAAATGACCCAAATGGTACTGGTTTAGATCAGGCAAAAGCATATGCAGTAGGTACAGGTGGTCATAAAGCAGGAGTTTTAAAATCATCTTTCGTTGCAGAAGTAAAATCTGACTTAATGGGAGAACAAACTATTCTTTGTGGTTTGTTGCAAACAGGTTCTATTTTATGTTTTGACAAAATGATTGAAAAAGGAATTGACGCAGCATATGCATCAAAACTGATCCAATACGGATGGGAAACCATCACAGAAGCTTTGAAACACGGAGGAATCACCAATATGATGGACCGTCTCTCTAACCCTGCAAAAATTGAAGCTTATGAACTTGCAGACGAATTAAAAGACATTATGCGCCCATTATTCCAAAAGCATCAGGATGATATTATTTCAGGAGAATTCTCAAGAACAATGATGACTGACTGGGCGAATGACGATGTTAACTTATTGAAATGGAGAGCAGCAACCGGAGAAACTAATTTCGAGAAAACAGCTCCACAAGAAGCTCCAATAGCTGAACAAGAATATTTTGACAATGGAGTATTAATGATTGCCATGGTAAAAGCGGGAGTTGAATTGGCTTTTGAAACCATGACCGAAGCAGGTATCATCGAAGAATCAGCTTACTACGAATCCTTACACGAATTACCTTTGATTGCGAATACAATTGCAAGAAAAAAATTATTCGAAATGAACCGTGTTATTTCTGACACAGCAGAATACGGTTGTTATTTATTCGACCACGCTTGTAAACCGTTGTTGACTGAATTTATGAAAAAAGTAGAAACAAACATAATTGGAAAACCATTCTCAACTTCAAACGGAGTAGACAATGCAGTTCTAATAGCAGTTAATAAAGAAATTCGTCAACATCCTATCGAAGAAGTAGGAGCATGGTTGAGAGAATCGATGACTGCAATGAAAAAAATTGGATAA
- the ilvN gene encoding acetolactate synthase small subunit — MEDKTFTISVYSENNVGLLNRISGIFLKRHINILSLNVSESEIENVSRFIIVVDTTEKWVKNIVGQIEKQIEVIKAFYHTDEETIYLENALFKIASNLLFDEKQIQNIIKESQSTIVTVSRDFFVISKSGRRSEIEELYTKIKPYGIMQFVRSGRISVSKEKMEISTMLETLK; from the coding sequence ATGGAAGATAAAACATTTACCATATCGGTATACTCGGAAAATAACGTGGGCTTGTTGAATAGAATATCAGGAATATTCTTAAAGCGTCACATTAACATATTAAGCTTAAATGTTTCAGAATCAGAAATTGAGAATGTTTCACGATTCATAATTGTAGTAGACACTACTGAAAAATGGGTTAAGAATATTGTCGGACAAATCGAAAAACAAATTGAGGTTATTAAAGCATTCTATCACACAGATGAAGAGACTATTTATTTAGAAAATGCTTTGTTCAAAATCGCTTCGAATCTGCTTTTCGATGAAAAACAAATTCAGAACATCATCAAAGAAAGTCAATCTACTATTGTGACCGTATCACGTGACTTTTTTGTGATTTCAAAATCAGGAAGACGATCTGAAATCGAAGAATTATACACAAAAATTAAGCCTTACGGTATCATGCAGTTTGTACGTTCGGGAAGAATATCCGTTTCTAAAGAGAAAATGGAAATATCAACAATGTTAGAGACACTTAAATAG
- the ilvB gene encoding biosynthetic-type acetolactate synthase large subunit, translating to MKISGAEAVIRCLLEEGVDLIYGYPGGAIMPVYDELYKFQEQLHHVLVRHEQGATHAAQGYARATGKVGVAIATSGPGATNLVTGIADAQIDSTPMVCITGQVGKHLLGSDAFQETDIIGISTPVTKWNYQITEASEIPEIMAKAFFIARSGRPGPVLIDITKNAQFDEFEFSYEKCTAIRSYTPVPKLKLDKVAEAAALINSAKKPFIVFGQGIILGEAEAQLKAFIEKSGIPAGWTILGLSALPTAHPLNVGMLGMHGNYGPNLLTNQCDVLIALGMRFDDRVTGDLKTYAKQAKVIHFEIDPAEVDKNVKTEVAVLGDVKEALNALLPLIDDRAHDAWHNEFKEKYKIEFDSVIDEELKPTNNKGISMGETIEMINKHSKGDAIIVSDVGQHQMFACRYAKFNSTKSNITSGGLGTMGFALPAAIGAKMGRPDREVVAVIGDGGFQMTIQELGTIFQTKVPVKIVVLNNEFLGMVRQWQELFFDNRYASTKMINPNFVAIAAGYHIKSKKVTEREDLDAAVAEMMASKDSYFLEVMVEKENNVFPMIPTGACVSQIRLS from the coding sequence ATGAAAATATCAGGGGCAGAAGCCGTTATAAGATGTTTATTAGAAGAAGGAGTAGACTTAATATATGGATATCCGGGAGGAGCCATAATGCCGGTTTACGACGAATTATATAAATTCCAGGAGCAATTACACCATGTTTTAGTACGTCACGAACAAGGCGCAACACATGCCGCTCAGGGATATGCGAGAGCTACAGGAAAAGTCGGAGTTGCAATTGCTACTTCAGGCCCCGGAGCAACCAACTTAGTTACCGGAATCGCCGATGCTCAGATCGATTCAACACCAATGGTTTGTATCACAGGTCAGGTTGGAAAACATTTACTGGGTTCTGATGCTTTTCAGGAAACAGACATTATCGGAATTTCAACTCCGGTAACCAAATGGAATTATCAGATTACGGAAGCTTCCGAAATTCCTGAGATTATGGCAAAAGCCTTTTTCATAGCACGTTCTGGTCGTCCAGGGCCTGTTTTGATTGACATAACTAAAAATGCACAGTTTGATGAATTTGAATTTAGTTATGAAAAATGCACAGCCATCAGAAGTTATACTCCGGTTCCAAAATTAAAATTAGATAAAGTTGCCGAAGCTGCGGCTTTAATCAATAGCGCTAAAAAACCTTTTATTGTTTTTGGTCAAGGGATCATTTTGGGTGAAGCCGAAGCACAATTAAAAGCGTTCATCGAAAAGTCAGGAATTCCTGCAGGGTGGACGATTCTTGGACTTTCCGCATTACCTACAGCTCATCCTTTGAATGTGGGAATGTTAGGCATGCACGGCAATTATGGCCCTAATTTATTGACTAACCAATGCGATGTTTTAATTGCACTTGGAATGCGTTTTGACGATCGTGTTACCGGAGATTTAAAAACCTATGCCAAACAGGCAAAAGTGATTCATTTTGAAATTGATCCGGCAGAAGTAGATAAAAATGTAAAAACAGAAGTGGCTGTTTTAGGCGATGTAAAAGAAGCACTAAATGCTTTATTGCCTCTAATTGATGACAGAGCACATGACGCTTGGCACAACGAATTCAAAGAAAAATATAAAATCGAATTTGATTCGGTTATCGATGAGGAGTTAAAACCAACAAACAACAAAGGAATCTCTATGGGTGAAACCATCGAAATGATCAACAAACACTCCAAAGGGGATGCGATTATCGTTTCAGATGTTGGTCAGCATCAAATGTTTGCCTGTCGTTACGCGAAGTTTAATTCAACCAAGAGTAACATTACTTCGGGAGGTTTAGGAACTATGGGATTTGCTTTACCGGCTGCAATTGGAGCTAAAATGGGAAGACCGGATCGTGAAGTTGTCGCTGTTATTGGTGACGGTGGTTTCCAAATGACCATTCAGGAATTAGGAACCATTTTTCAGACGAAGGTGCCTGTAAAAATTGTTGTTTTAAATAACGAATTCCTCGGAATGGTACGCCAATGGCAGGAATTATTTTTTGATAACAGATATGCTTCAACAAAAATGATCAACCCCAATTTTGTTGCAATTGCCGCAGGATATCATATTAAATCTAAAAAAGTCACCGAACGTGAAGATTTGGATGCTGCTGTAGCCGAAATGATGGCTTCAAAAGATTCTTATTTTTTAGAAGTTATGGTAGAAAAAGAAAACAACGTATTCCCAATGATTCCAACGGGAGCATGTGTTTCTCAAATTAGATTAAGCTAA